In Lolium rigidum isolate FL_2022 chromosome 3, APGP_CSIRO_Lrig_0.1, whole genome shotgun sequence, the genomic window ATATCAGGTTTACCACATTACCTGGTTGAGTAAAAGTTTTTGCAAATTTAGTGCACTGTTCTTGCAGTTGAGGACCATCCAATGCCTTCAAGGATTTGAAACTCATTAAAAACCTAAATATACTTTTGAATGACTGGAGTTTTTAAATCTACGCTTTAAAGATGTGGTCACTATATTGACCATAACCAAAAATAGTTAACTTTAAAATCCTCCTCGGCTTGAAAGATTGCTTCCTCGCATTTAGTTTCATCAAATTGCTTTTTTCTGGAAGCATGACGCTTTACACGGAATGATTACTCCACACCTAGCCTAGATGCAATATCCTTGGCAGTCTTCAAAGCAACATCAAATCCTTTATTTATATATGTCTCAAAGTGAGCGTGCATACTTTCTATTTGTTAAATTGTAGAATCAATGCACATGGATGCTGATTGCAACTTCTTGCTGACTGCGTTTACtgcaaataaaatttcatgcCAAATAACCATACCAAATATAAATTCAAAGCTACCAAGAACTTTAAATAAATTATTTGCATCACTCCTATCCTTGGGTTCAGTATCAACATCTTCACTTAATGCAAGAAGAGCAGACCTTAACTAAGGAGCTTGAAATCTAATTATTTGGATCACTCCTATGCTTGGGTTAAGTATCAGCAACTTCTTGCTGGATTGCTTGAAGTGCTCGTGTTGCTCTTCAAAAATTTAAACATAGACCCTCTCTATGATTCAATTAATTTTTATtctttttgtttcctttttattttcttagcACCGGATTCAGGCGCCATAATCAGTTAACCTCACTCCTACCAATACGAACAAAAACTACTAATTTTATAACGCTAATTAGAGCAGATAGTAGAATTCCAAGAAAACGACAACGGGCGGTTCTTACCTTCTATCTTAATCTTCTATGCAGATTTGGTGATTGCCTGATTGGGGACAGGGGCTGCTGGACTGGGACTGCGGTGGCTGGCGGACCAGCAGGCAGGGCAGCAGATCGATCCTCGCGTGCGGTCTGCGGTCAGCAATCACAATCGGGAGAGCAGGAAACCGCTATGCGAGGCGATAGAGCGACATCTCTGTTCCGTATGGTACCGAGGTGACCTTTGGTATCATCGTATGACTCGTACAGTCGTATGTGCGCTGAGTGGGATTCCCGGCTGGCTGGCCGGATCGGAaactaaaaggaaaaaagaaaggccAAAAGTACAGATCCAAGCCCATCTAAAAATGTTAATTGTTTTTTCCTGCAATGTATAGTAAGCCTATATATAAAAAATTGGGCCCCTAACTTTTCTGGGCCCGGGGCGGCTGCCCCACCAGACCCTCCCCAGGGCCGTCCCTGCACCACCCGATTGGAGCTCCGTTGTGGTGCCAATAGCAGCACCACCGCGATTAGGTCTCCGCTAGCCACCACTGCGGGTTGAGCTCCACCAtgtcaccaccaccgccaccgtgagAGACCCAGAGGAAAAATCCCCATTTTTCGCACGACCTTAGTGAGCATGCGAGTATGATGGTGCCACGACGCGAGAGAAGGAGAGAGCGCCTGCGACGTCAGAGAAGGGGAGGGCAACGACGAGCACAACAGATAGGgcatggggcagaggaggagcggcGTCGGGTGGTGGGCGCCATCGACTGGAGCAAAAAGAGGTTGTGGAACGCGAGGAAGAGGGTCGGTGTCTCCGCATGTACCGTGGGTTTGGTCAAAAAAATATCAGGAATTTTTTCGCAAAAAGGTCTGGCACCTTTTAACAGACCAAGGAAGTACATAACTTGTCCTTGCTGCTTGCGACTAATTTCTTTGGCCTTGCTTACTACTAGttaaatgcccgtgcttcgccacggccccTTCACATTAGCACATGTTACAAATGTAAACAAAACATGCATGTAAATATTTTGGTACATAGAAAATATAGCCAGTGAGATTCATATTGTGTGTAAAAAATTTGTggaacatttttttaaaattcatgTAGATAAATTTTGTGATGCCAAAAATCTACAATTATTCTCTTGTAGGTAGCCATAGGGGCATGCATTGATCCAATTCTCCTTGCCCCTCGATTCTTTTGTGTCTCTGTTGTTGTTTCTCTTTGATTCCTTTCCGCTCCACTTTATGTTCCGTAGTTCATATTGTACTAACAAATCTAATGTACAATGTTGGAATTCAACCCGGAATATGATTGGAGAATCAAAATTATTGTCCTAGTAATTTTATAACGATATTTGCAGTTGACCAAAATAATACGAGAACAAGAAGATAATAGCTACAAAGGAAAGACGTGTCTATGGGTCACTAagtatttttgcaatattatatttaaatctttactattaaggttGAACCTGCGAATGCCTGGTGCCACAAACTTCTACTATTTACATATCAAATGCCATTGCTAACAAAATTTCCAAAATTCTCTCGCGGTTAACAAATTTTGTGTCCCTCCCAACTGCTCCACGCTATATTCCCTCCCAGTAAAGCGCCCACCTACGCCACGACCGCCATCTCTCCATCGACAACGGCCTCGTTAGGGAGGAGAACCACACACGCGTGAGGCTATGGAGAGGCGCACTGGGAGGAGCAGGGGTGGCACTCACCAGAGGGAGATAGAGGGCGGCGCCTGCCGATGAGGTTGGTCACACCGGTGAGGAGGAGGTGGCCGGAGCAAAGCGCAGGGGGTGGCGGCGGTGCATCTTGCCGGCAGAGACAAAGGGCGATGGCGGTTGACATGAGGGCGAGAGGCGTAGGGAACATTATCTTTTTggtagttttatttattttagcccGGTTAGTTTTCAAAAATACTCCATATGCGCGGTATGAGGCCTTTCCAGGGGTATTCCAAAAAAATCAGATAGTTGGAATCGGTCAACACCTGTCACATCATCAAATACATAGTTGTACCGTAGCCTAGTAACTTAGATGAACATTGTATTATATTTAATGACCATACATACCATATTTTTAAGGTCGGCGACCGTATCGATTTCGCTCTCCAAGTTCCGCTGATGCATTTTACTCAAAGTGACATATAGGAATTGAATTGAGTGGCATAGCTAGCCGAGGAGCTCGGGGTAATACGTAGATATTATAAAACGGATCACAAATGCTCGGACTTCTCTTTTCTCCAAATAAAATATGGACCAACACTGGACCATGGAGGGACAAGTGGTGACTCTTTTTCTGAAGGCCGCCTGTTGGTGGTATCCTTGCATACTCCGTGAGACGTCGGCGACCGCTCTCTGTACGTCGTGAGAACCCAACCCTTCGTCGGCTCGCCACTGGCGGCGCTAGCGCAAAACCGAACCGCGCAATACTGCAATTGCTCACTGATTGGTCTTATGTTCAAGCGGCGATATCATAGACGACTTCATTCCCCGAATTCGAAAGAACAAGATCTCGCCCTTGATGGATACCCGAACACAAGCATAGGCGGACCTAACCATCCCTAAGCCCGGGCAACCGCTCAGGCTTCCGGCCAACGGCTCAACCTATTTTTGATGAATATTTTGATAAAAAATTAGCCAAGCTTACGAGTGCGCTTAGGTTTGTTGAAAATCTTGAGTCCGCCACTAAGTATAAGTATATATGCTTCGatactttctcaaaaaaaaaaagatgcttcTATACGTCCACCAAAACAATTTGATGGGGATCCTAATGGGTGTGGTTGAAGCGAAAGagcggcccctcgcgtcgccctcctctggcggctgaggggcaaaccctagccgccgccactcaCCCCCCCCCACCTCCTCCCTTCCCTGCCTCGCCGCCGCTGGAGGGGGGCCGGCAAAGCCGCGCGCTCCCCgaggatggtggcggcggggcgctTTCTTCCCCTCCCGCGTCCCTGGCGAGAAGGAGCTCGCCCGGGCGCGGCTCAGGGCGGCGGGCGGTGGAGCTCGCCGGTGTGCGGGCGTGCCTCAGGGCGGCGGGCGCGACGGCGGACGTGGCTGCTAGGCGGGCGcgtggagctccggcggtcgtgggGGGTCGGGCCTGATCTGGGCCGGgctggccatggcggcgcggcggttGGCCGGCGCAGGCCCCCCTGGTCGTGGAGGTGCTGCGGATTGCTGCAGCAACGACGGCCACGGCGAGGGCCCTGGGCCGGGAGGGCTGCGTGGCGGCGGCTTCGGTGTTGGCCACAAGGTTGTTGCGGGGGTCTGCGTGGTGGTTGGTGTGCCGTCGCCGGCGTGTGGAGGCCAGGGCGGGCGCGACATGTTcctgggaggaggagctcggTGAGGGCGCGACGGGACGGCGGCCTCGGTTTCCTCGGCGGTGTGGCGGGCCGTGGTGGCCAAGTGGGCGGCGTGGCGGTCGGACCCGGGAGTTCTTGTCCTACGGTCTTCGGTGGTCGTCTTCGGGCCccgtgttggtgttggtcggcgtcccctctatgtggcgttccggcggagCCCACGGTGTTCTTCGGCGATGCTTCGTTGGCTACAGGCGCGTTGCTCCGGGGTTAGAGATCCGGCGGTTGCAGGTGGTGGTCCGTGCCAGTCCTCTTTTGGGCGGGCGCGAGTTTTCTTGGGACTCTTCGCCGGGCGAAAGCtttgtcttggcggccggccgggacggacgacggtgacgcccgggggcgccgcttccttcttgaaggcgtcgtcgaagtgggtgtctcttgatctccgcccgggctctcggggaaaccctagatccctcacgggatcgggcgtgggcggcgctcttgtgtcgctttgcctcttggggcctcgctttggaagTCCGCTGGTCAGAGGGGTTTGTGGAGTGTTTTGGCGGTTTCGgtggaggcgggttcgtcttcggccaggtggGTCGAGGCCTCGGGGTcggtgtggtagttggagcggtggctccggtcttttcgcctccgcctgttgcgttgaggtgtggtgtcgacctggttggtcgtcgacccgtgtggagcgcagcctcggggctggcgtgtggtgtcgtgttgtacggtttttcggccagttttcctcataaacgagccaactcttttctcctatgtcaagaaaggcaaagcttttgcctcgtttcaaaaaaaaaaaatttgatgcGTACCTTCCCAATCAGTCAGCTCTCACCAATCCGATCAATACCCAAACACCCTAAATCTTTTTTCTTCGATGGAACGGGATTCAACCCAAGCCAAACAAACGTGCGCCATCGCGGCCGAAACGTGCAGATTGCATTGAGCAGCTAACAGAACATGCAAAGTTCAGCTAAAACTCCGGATGTCtgggttcaaaaaaaaaaaactccggaTGTCTCGAGAAATAAGCAAGACGTCAACAAACTCCATGTTTATCAGCTAGGATATCGCGGGGTTAGGTGGAGCCATTTAAGGATAAGGCGTTAGTTCTCAATTTAGTTCGGTGGTAATTTCTGTGTAATTTAAATGAAGTGTGACAAGTGTGACACCAGGCACTCAACGTGACACGGACTGGAGTTGTTTTGTTAGTTGCGTTTTCTTTGTTCCGCGCgtaggtttttttttttcaagattgcgttgagataaatcatcttggtaggataaagacgtggggggtattattgtccatcttgaaaatgtgacaccaggcattcaccagtttgctcttaatagtagatgGAATCGGTCAACACCTGTCACATCATCAAATACATAGTTGTACCGTAGCCTAGTAACTTAGATGAACATTGTATTATATTTAATGACCATACATACCATATTTTTAAGGTCGGCGACCGTATCGATTTCGCTCTCCAAGTTCCGCTGATGCATTTTACTCAAAGTGACATATAGGAATTGAATTGAGTGGCATAGCTAGCCGAGGAGCTCGGGGTAATACGTAGATATTATAAAACGGATCACAAATGCTCGGACTTCTCTTTTCTCCAAATAAAATATGGACCAACACTGGACCATGGAGGGACAAGTGGTGACTCTTTTTCACGAAGGCCGCCTGTTGGTGGTATCCTTGCATACTCCGTGAGACGTCGGCGACCGCTCTCGTACGTCGTGAGAACCCAACCCTTCGTCGGCTCGCCACTGGCGGCGCTAGCGCAAAACCGAACCGCGCAATACTGCAATTGCTCACTGATTGGTCTTATGTTCAAGCGGCGATATCATAGACGACTTCATTCCCCGAATTCGAAAGAACAAGATCTCGCCCTTGATGGATACCCGAACACAAGCATAGGCGGACCTAACCATCCCTAAGCCCGGGCAACCGCTCAGGCTTCCGGCCAACGGCTCAACCTATTTTTGATGAATATTTTGATAAAAAATTAGCCAAGCTTACAGTGCGCTTAGGTTTGTTGAAAATCTTGAGTCCGCCACTAAGTATAAGTATATATGCTTCGatactttctcaaaaaaaaaaagatgcttcTATACGTCCACCAAAACAATTTGATGGGGATCCTAATGGGTGTGGTTGAAGCGAAAGagcggcccctcgcgtcgccctccTCCGGCGCGGCGaggggcaaaccctagccgccgccactcaccccccacctcctcccttccctgcctcgccgccgccggagggggccggcaaagccgcgcgctccccgaggatggtggcggcggggcgctTTCTTCCCTCCCGCGTCCCCGGCGAGAAGGAGCTcgcccggcgcggctcgggcggcGGGCGGTGGAGCTCGCCGGTGTGCGGGCGTGCCTCGGGGCGGCGGGCGCGACGGCGCGGCGTGGGCTGCTAGGCGGGCGcgtggagctccggcggtcgtgggGGTCGGGCTCGATCCGGGCCGgctggccatggcggcgcggcggctggcCGGCGCAGGCCCCCTGGTCGTGGAGGTGCTGCGGATTGCTGCGAGCAACGACGGCCACGGCGAGGGCCCCGGGCCGGGAGGGCTGCGTGGCGGCGGCTTCGGTGTTGGCCACAAGGTTGCTCGCGGGGTCCGCGTGGTGGTTGGTGTGCCGTCGCCGGCGTGTGGAGGCCGGGGCGGGCGCGACATGTTctcgggaggaggagctcggtgAGGGGCGCGACGGGACGGCGGCCTCGGTTTCCTCGGCGGTGTGGCGGGCCGTGGTGGCCAAGTGGGCGGCGTGGCGGTCGGACACTGGGAGTTCTTGTCTACGGTCTTCGGTGGTCGTCTTCGGGCCccgtgttggtgttggtcggcgtcccctctatgtggcgttccggcggagCCCACGGTGTTCTTCGGCGATGCTTCGTTGGCTACAGGCGCGTTGCTCCGGGGTTAGAGATCCGGCGGTTGCAGGTGGTGGTCTGTGCCGTCCTCTTTTGGGCGGGCGCGAGTTTTCTTGGgactcttcgctgggcgaaagctttgtcttggcggccggccaggacagacgacggtgacgcccgtgggcgccgcttccttcttgaaggcgtcgtcgaagtgGGTGTCTCTTGATCTCCGCCGGGCTctccggggaaaccctagatccctcacgggatcgggcgtgggcggcgctcttgtgtcgctttgcctcttggggcctcgctttggaagTCCGGCGGTCGAGAGGGGTTTGTGGAGTGTTTTGGCGGTTTCGgtggaggcgggttcgtcttcggccggGTGGGTCGAGGCCTCGGGGTCGGtttggtagttggagcggtggctccggtcttttcgcctccgctgttgcgttgaggtgtggtgtcgacctggttggtcgtcgacccgtgtggagcgcagcctcggggctggcgtgtggtgtcgtgttgtacggtttttcggccagttttcctcataaacgagccaactcttttctcctatgtcaagaaaggcaaagcttttgcctcgtttcaaaaaaaaaaaaattgatgcgTACCTTCCCTTCCCAATCAGTCAGCTCTCACCAATCCGATCAATACCCAAACACCCTAAATCTTTTTTCTTCGATGGAACGGGATTCAACCCAAGCCAAACAAACGTGCGCCACCGCGGCCGAAACGTGCAGATTGCATTGAGCAGCTAACAGAACATGCAAAGTTCAGCTAAAACTCCGGATGTCtgggttcaaaaaaaaaactccggATGTCTCGAGAAATAAGCAAGACGTCAACAAACTCCATGTTTATCAGCTAGGATATCGCGGGGTTAGGTGGAGCCATTTAAGGATAAGGCGTTAGTTCTCAATTTAGTTCGGTGGTAATTTCTGTGTAATTTAAATGAAGTGTGACAAGTGTGACACCAGGCACTCAACGTGACACGGACTGGAGTTGTTTTGTTAGTTGCGTTTTCTTTGTTCCGCGCGtaggttttttttttcaagattgcgttgagataaatcatcttggtaggataaagacgtggggggtattattgtccatcttgaaaatcaccagtttgctcttaatagtagagactaGGTTTTCAGAACCCTTAGATGGATCCTTCTATCCATTTCTTCCATTTCAATTGGTGGCACCTGAATGTTGTCCTAACGTGTTCCGTTGTCAGTTGGTCGTAAAATTTAGTTCCCTCGAAAAGGAGGCGTTTGGACTTTGGAGACAAGTATTCAACATTGCTTTCttttttgaaaaaagaaaatataAGCGCCTACCATGGTGGATGTTTGACTGGACAATTATAAACTAGTAGAATAGAGGCTTGACTACGAGCAAGCAAAGAAGCTGCTCCCTACCGAGATTCGTCAAAGATCATCACTCCGACATTCGAAAATAATAGCAATTCACCAGACTGTCATAACTGGCAACTACTAAATATTCAGGCCACTGCATATGATGGTCACAGTAACTCATAACCCATCCCGACGAACAGAACAGGGTAAATTCAGATTGCGCAACAACTCATGTCAAAGAGTAACAAGGTGTCTGATATAACATGAAGCGAGGCTGAGAAGCCGGTCCTCAGAGGTAATAGAAGGCGAACAGAGGagccgcgacggtagccgcgaccACGAGAATGGTAGCGGAGACAGCAGGCCTCGCAGCCGCATTGGTCCTTGGTGGCGAAGCAATTGCACCACCGCTGGCTGGTGCCGGTGCTGCAGTGATGAAAGGATTATCAGAACCAAGCATTCCAAAGCTGATGAAACGAATTCACAGTTCAGACATGGGAATACAAAACTGGTAGGATGTAAATATCTTTTGCATTGCAGTTTGAACAGTGGCAAGTCACGCCTCCGACCACAAACTTATGCTACGAGTACCTGTTATTATTGCTCCAGCTATCAGAATAGCTGGAAACCCCAAGGTGTCGGCTCCCCACTCTTCAATTCAATGAAACTACGAAAGCAAACACCACATAGGCAACTATCCAGAAATGTCTAGATTGGACTGATTAGCCAGATGGAGCATTGCCCAGCTACAAGTGGGACTAGTGGCAGCATCTACATCACAATTTTGGTCTCACGGATCTAGCCAAGAGACGACGAGTGGTGTTCAGAGAAAGGGCCAGTGCAAACAGTCAAGACCGTGGAAACGGTCTACCTGTTCATTTTCATTCAACGAAAACAGCGAAGCAAGTGCAAATAATTCAGCTAAGGCCAAACAGTTTTTTCAACAGCCCTAGTTGCAAGGAAATGGGATGATTGCCTGGCCATGGACGCTGTTCTTCAGAACGTAACCCATCAAAATCTTGGCTGCCCACTAGATTTTTTTTATTATCATTTCAATTTTTGCTGGGTTGTCTCTAgtctccagaaagactcccgtgACTGGTTTGCCTGTGCCTCCCCGTGACTAACAGCACATTACAGATCTCTAGGAATTAAGTAGTAGGTGTGCATCTTTTGCACGATGCCAAGTGCATCACATCAAAATAGCATCTCTTGCTGGCAGATTAACTCCTAGCCTATGAACAAGGCAGGGGATTATCCTCCCTATCATGGAAGGCAACGGGAACGATGTACTACTCAATGGGTTTTGTCATGATAGCATGTGACTGGCTCTGGCTAGTCAAAGTTTCTTTTAGCAGTTTTTCCAGATAAAAAAGTACCTTTAGTACAAATGCTCCTATCTGTATCTTTTGGCTGCACATGCAATGCCTCGCAAAGCTACAAGGCAGAGCAAATGCTGGGAATATAATACTACTCTGTTCACGGACGAAGAACACTTACGGCGGCCCCATTTTTATGCCATTATTGTGAACCAAAGGGGAGAGTGATGAGTAATTGAGTACTCTCGTAAAAGAAGAATGTATTTTCTAATTTATTTAAATTTTCATGTTAGTGTAGAAAGTACAAAGACGACCTCGTCCTCGTTTGGAGTTTTATGATATGTGATGTAATAACTGATAAAAGATTTTTTTTCTAGCTAAAGTTGACATGTAACTGAACAAGACTTTGTTTGTTCATGCTCTCCAACAAAGCCAAAAAAGCTTTGGGTAGATGCGTGAGTTCATCGTAGTAATGTTACTAAACGTATGTCCTACTAGGCTAGTACTGAAACAGACACGCACATCATAGTACAAAACAGAACAACAAAGATAAGAAACGGGCACGCATCGAAGAATGCAATACAAAGTGGATGATGTGCAGAAGTAGAGaagagcattacctttggtggggGTACCTGCACCGCCCGGCACAACTGCAAGCAAACGAAGAAATCAACGAATTAAGATCTTCCATACTACTACTAGTAAAACTGCACTACAGATGGAGAAGACGATTTTTATTTCCTACTAAAACAGTAGGATTTCGGGTGTGATTTATGTGGGAAGTTTTTTATTTCACATCAGTAAAGATTtgagccaaatccggtgcaagaaGAGGAGAGGAAAGGGCAGGGTGCTCACCCTTGCACTTGCTGAAGACGGTTGGGGATTCGCCGCAGGCGGTGGGGAGGGCAAGCACCCGGGTCATGTTGATCGGTAGTGGCGATGTCTTGGCCGCCATGGCGGTGCAGAGGCAGTCGACGGTGGAGGGGCTGTTGACGGCGGTCTTGACCTCCCCGCAGCAGGTCTTGGAGGGTCGGGTCGACTTGGTGTCGGGCGTAACGTAGTCGAGGCAGTCTGCGAGGCCCGCGAACGCGGCCGTGCAGTCCACCGCCGGCGCCGGGGCAGGGGTGGCCGCGCCAGCTGCGGTGGCGAGCGCGAGGAGGACGAGGATGCACGCCGCGGAGGTGGCTCCGCCGGTGAGAGCCATGGCGGCTACTGCGGGGTGGTCTTGGATGTGAGAGGAGTGGAGTGAGGCTGGGGCAGACACTGGGATGTGAACGACCGAGCGAGGTTTGTAGGATGTACTCTAATCAAGGAGGGGTGTCGGGGGTCGTTTTTTATGGTGGTTGGGCGGCGGGCGGCTACGGGCTACGGCGGTGGGGACGCGTATCCTATGGAAATGGATAGATTCTGCAAATCTGAACTTCTCTAAAGAGCCGCTCACTTTCCTCCTCCCCTGCTCTCCTCGTGCTACAGTAGTTGAGAGGTGCCTCTCCTTCGCCGGGCTGACCCGAGGTCACTCTCGTCGGCGCCGCCGGTCGAGATGCGCTGAGGGAAGGCGCCATCCTTTTTAGTGAAAATACTAGGTGTAGGCGTGGCCTCTGTGCCGCATAGctggcttgatgccgagtggagtTCGCCGGTCACCGTGGGCCAGATCTGGCGATGGCTGCTGTTCTTCTTCCTTGTCGCCCTCGTCGGAGGGACGCGGTTAGGGTTCGGCGGCTACTCCAACAATAAGGAGCCCTGTAGTGGAGGCGGTGGTCAAGATCTGAGCCGCTGGATCTTGACCAGGCTAGGGCTGATGCTTGCCCTCTCTCTGCTCCGGTGGTTGGAGGGAGAAGGGGTAAGAAGCAGCGCCGTCTTCTTCTTCAACGTAGCTACGGAGACGGGTTCTCCTCTCTATCTAGGCAGCACTACTGAAGTTCCCCTGGCCGGTCGTGGAGCCGAGAGGGGGTTTCTTCGCGGAGCTGCAAGGTATGCCTTTTCTTTgctcctggccggccttggtggcgaggaggagctgAAGCATGGCATGCTGGTTCTGGATCGAGGGACAGTACCAGATCTTCTTTGTCGGTGCAGCTGGTGCCTGGAGATTGCTAGGCTAGGGCGTCTtattccttgccatggtggtaagAAGAAAGGCGACGACGAGCCTCTCCCGGACCGTCTTCACCGATTTCTGCCTCAAAGGTGCTATGGAGTCTCTGTGTGGGAAGCAATTTTCTTGAGCAGCTCCAAGGCCACTTCATGGCCTATCCAATTGCCTGCGATGGATTCCGGCGAATCTACCTCCTTTGTGAGGCCCTTCCTGAGGTTTGCAGCCGCATACTACGGCTGCGGAGAAGCAAGTGGTTCCGTCCCCGCCTCTTCGCATGACGGCGGCGTAGCAGACCTCTGGCTCGACGATGGGGAAAGAGAAGGACCTGATTGCATTTCTTCATCTTTTAGTGAGGTC contains:
- the LOC124702498 gene encoding non-specific lipid transfer protein-like 1 isoform X2, translating into MALTGGATSAACILVLLALATAAGAATPAPAPAVDCTAAFAGLADCLDYVTPDTKSTRPSKTCCGEVKTAVNSPSTVDCLCTAMAAKTSPLPINMTRVLALPTACGESPTVFSKCKVVPGGAGTPTKAPAPASGGAIASPPRTNAAARPAVSATILVVAATVAAPLFAFYYL
- the LOC124702498 gene encoding non-specific lipid transfer protein-like 1 isoform X1, which translates into the protein MALTGGATSAACILVLLALATAAGAATPAPAPAVDCTAAFAGLADCLDYVTPDTKSTRPSKTCCGEVKTAVNSPSTVDCLCTAMAAKTSPLPINMTRVLALPTACGESPTVFSKCKVVPGGAGTPTKGNALLYFCTSSTLYCILRCVPVSYLCCSVLYYDVRVCFSTSLVGHTFSNITTMNSRIYPKLFWLCWRA